In Monomorium pharaonis isolate MP-MQ-018 chromosome 3, ASM1337386v2, whole genome shotgun sequence, a genomic segment contains:
- the LOC105837866 gene encoding L-allo-threonine aldolase isoform X1: protein MSYGGVNENIHNYAREKNAIIVDLRSDTLTKPTAEMRKAMYEAQVGDDVYEEDPTVKELQKKAADLLGKEDALFVSSGTMGNLIAVMNHCDVRGSEVYCGDESHVFLHEQGGAAQIAGVSLNVLPNNNDGTFDLKSLESAIRTDRIHEPISKLIMVENTINGKVVPQSWIEELSMVARKHNLKMHLDGARLWNASVASKISAKDLVAPFDSVTFCLSKGLGAPIGSVLCGSKSFIADARRRRKVLGGAMRQVGVIAAARIVALEQTVPRLAEDHRRALHIAEAINQLNSKIFNIDLKTTHTNMIFVNVNTDSGISAETLMNRLQEVNTFDEDDKIIIQCLALTKRLMRLVLYYDINDTMVTAAIRKLRYVIKQLDPQVKI, encoded by the exons ATGTCCTACGGCGGAGTAAATGAAAACATTCACAATTATGCGagggaaaaaaat GCTATTATCGTCGATCTACGAAGCGACACGCTTACGAAACCGACAGCGGAGATGAGGAAAGCTATGTACGAGGCGCAAGTAGGGGATGACGTCTACGAGGAAGATCCAACGGTAAAAG aattacaaaaaaaggCTGCAGATTTGCTTGGAAAGGAAGATGCACTTTTTGTTAGTTCTGGTACGATGGGAAATTTGATCGCTG TCATGAACCATTGCGATGTGCGTGGCAGTGAAGTCTACTGTGGGGATGAGTCACATGTCTTTCTTCACGAACAGGGTGGTGCGGCGCAGATAGCCGGCGTTAGTCTCAATGTCCTGCCTAACAACAACGACGGTACGTTCGATCTAAAGAGTCTCGAGAGCGCAATTCGCACGGACCGAATACACGAACCGATATCAAAGCTGATCATGGTGGAGAACACGATAAACGGAAAAGTCGTACCTCAGTCATGGATCGAAGAATTATCGATGGTAGCGAGGAAGCATAATCTTAAGATGCATTTAGATGGGGCACGATTGTGGAACGCCTCGGTTGCATCGAAGATCTCGGCGAAGGATTTGGTCGCTCCGTTCGACTCTGTTACTTTTTGCTTGAGCAAAGGACTGGGCGCTCCTATAGGGTCCGTGCTTTGCGGAAGCAAGAGTTTCATCGCTGATGCAAGGAGGAGGCGCAAGGTGTTGGGTGGCGCCATGCGACAGGTCGGCGTAATCGCCGCGGCTAGAATCGTCGCCTTGGAACAGACAGTGCCACGGCTAGCAGAGGATCACAGAAGAGCGTTGCACATTGCGGAGGCGATCAATCAGTTGAACTCTAAGATATTCAACATAGATCTGAAAACCACACATACCAACATGATATTCGTGAACGTGAATACAGATAGCGGCATTTCAGCCGAAACTCTCATGAACAGACTCCAGGAAGTGAATACTTTCGATGAAGACGACAAGATCATAATTCAATGTCTAGCTCTCACGAAAAGATTGATGAGACTAGTTCTCTATTATGATATCAACGATACGATGGTGACTGCTGCCATTCGTAAATTAAGATACGTCATCAAGCAATTGGATCCCCAAGTAAAGATTTGA
- the LOC105837866 gene encoding probable low-specificity L-threonine aldolase 2 isoform X2 codes for MRKAMYEAQVGDDVYEEDPTVKELQKKAADLLGKEDALFVSSGTMGNLIAVMNHCDVRGSEVYCGDESHVFLHEQGGAAQIAGVSLNVLPNNNDGTFDLKSLESAIRTDRIHEPISKLIMVENTINGKVVPQSWIEELSMVARKHNLKMHLDGARLWNASVASKISAKDLVAPFDSVTFCLSKGLGAPIGSVLCGSKSFIADARRRRKVLGGAMRQVGVIAAARIVALEQTVPRLAEDHRRALHIAEAINQLNSKIFNIDLKTTHTNMIFVNVNTDSGISAETLMNRLQEVNTFDEDDKIIIQCLALTKRLMRLVLYYDINDTMVTAAIRKLRYVIKQLDPQVKI; via the exons ATGAGGAAAGCTATGTACGAGGCGCAAGTAGGGGATGACGTCTACGAGGAAGATCCAACGGTAAAAG aattacaaaaaaaggCTGCAGATTTGCTTGGAAAGGAAGATGCACTTTTTGTTAGTTCTGGTACGATGGGAAATTTGATCGCTG TCATGAACCATTGCGATGTGCGTGGCAGTGAAGTCTACTGTGGGGATGAGTCACATGTCTTTCTTCACGAACAGGGTGGTGCGGCGCAGATAGCCGGCGTTAGTCTCAATGTCCTGCCTAACAACAACGACGGTACGTTCGATCTAAAGAGTCTCGAGAGCGCAATTCGCACGGACCGAATACACGAACCGATATCAAAGCTGATCATGGTGGAGAACACGATAAACGGAAAAGTCGTACCTCAGTCATGGATCGAAGAATTATCGATGGTAGCGAGGAAGCATAATCTTAAGATGCATTTAGATGGGGCACGATTGTGGAACGCCTCGGTTGCATCGAAGATCTCGGCGAAGGATTTGGTCGCTCCGTTCGACTCTGTTACTTTTTGCTTGAGCAAAGGACTGGGCGCTCCTATAGGGTCCGTGCTTTGCGGAAGCAAGAGTTTCATCGCTGATGCAAGGAGGAGGCGCAAGGTGTTGGGTGGCGCCATGCGACAGGTCGGCGTAATCGCCGCGGCTAGAATCGTCGCCTTGGAACAGACAGTGCCACGGCTAGCAGAGGATCACAGAAGAGCGTTGCACATTGCGGAGGCGATCAATCAGTTGAACTCTAAGATATTCAACATAGATCTGAAAACCACACATACCAACATGATATTCGTGAACGTGAATACAGATAGCGGCATTTCAGCCGAAACTCTCATGAACAGACTCCAGGAAGTGAATACTTTCGATGAAGACGACAAGATCATAATTCAATGTCTAGCTCTCACGAAAAGATTGATGAGACTAGTTCTCTATTATGATATCAACGATACGATGGTGACTGCTGCCATTCGTAAATTAAGATACGTCATCAAGCAATTGGATCCCCAAGTAAAGATTTGA
- the LOC105837879 gene encoding ATP synthase-coupling factor 6, mitochondrial, with protein sequence MLRSRLASVPKTVKRSISTNIPALQKVSDPIQQLFLDKLREYKSKSVEGKLVDPSPEITKEWESELDKIKGQYGGGPGVDMAQFPQFKFEDPPVDTGKKK encoded by the exons ATGCTGAGATCACGTCTTGCTAGTGTGCCAAAAACTGTTAAACGTAGCATCAGCACCAACATCCCTGCTTTGCAGAAAGTTAGCGATCCCATACAACAGCTCTTCCTTGACAAACTTCGGGAATACAAGTCAAAAAGCGT AGAAGGGAAATTAGTTGACCCCAGTCCagaaattacaaaagaatGGGAATCCGAATTGGACAAAATCAAAGGGCAATATGGCGGTGGTCCAGGAGTAGATATGGCACAATTTCCTCAGTTTAAATTTGAAG ATCCACCTGTAGACACGggtaaaaaaaagtga
- the LOC105837878 gene encoding DNA polymerase epsilon catalytic subunit 1, with translation METLQNTGAVRPPKAINKRNPNQETSASGENALGRLLEIKEDIRIDSVYGFRRVTDSKERIGFLLNMHATEIVEDDKRLLSGVDYYFIEEDATRFKVSLPFSPYFYILCRKDTFEEVSTFLSKKYMGILTKIETVYKEDLDLPNHLIGLKQKYLKLFFANIVDLTKVKRDIMRVVKVNKEREKSNTYYTNMLATTLQSNEQDGGRQTLGHMDNILDIREYDVPHHVRVSIDANIFCGIWYSVKTRGNDPPIITRKEDMIEPPEPIVLAYDIETTKLPLKFPDANIDQIMMISYMIDGQGYLITNRELISADIQNFEYTPKPEFEGPFTIFNEPNEKATIARFFDHINEIRPHIFVTYNGDFFDWPFVEARAAIHNMDMKEKIGFAKNREGVYVSRAAMHMDCLCWVRRDSYLPVGSQNLKAVAKAKLRYDPVELDPEEMCRLASEEPEVLANYSVSDAVATFYLYQKYIHPFIFALCTIIPMEPDEVLRKGSGTLCESLLMVQAFQANIIFPNKQETELNKLTKDGHLLDQETYVGGHVEALESGVFRADIPCRFKIVPSAVDELIKGVENALKHTIQEEEKVPIDMVTNFNEIVDEVKEKLKELKNQPLRLENPVIYHLDVGAMYPNIILTNRLQPSAIVNEMDCAVCDYNKPDALCQRKMKWMWRGEYLAASLGEFQRVKQQLETEKFPPQFPGGAKRAFHELTTKEQATYQKNRLTEYCKKAYKKVKITRMEERTQTICQKENSFYVDTVRAFRDRRYEYKGLTKVAKRQVATAIAKGDAADIKSAKNREVLYDSLQLAHKCILNSFYGYVMRKGARWHSMEMGGIVCYTGAHIIMKAREIIEQIGRPLELDTDGIWCILPASFPDSIVVHTTHEKKSKFTISYPNAVLNFMVKDQFTNKVYHDLVDKDNLTYEIRSENSIFFEVDGPYLAMVLPAAKEEGKKLKKRYAVFNFDGSLAELKGFEVKRRGELQLIKIFQASVFESFLKGNTLEECYASVAKDADYWLDLLYSKCANMPDSELFELISENKSMSRKLEEYGAQKSTSISTAKRLAEFLGDEMVKDAGLACRYIIANKPQSAPVTERAIPLAIFQSEPAVRKHYLKKWLKDPTLYSDDIRDILDWNYYIERLGSAIQKIITIPAAMQGLSNPVPRVQHPPWLHKKVMEKSTSHRQKKITDTFSVVVKDTSHASNAEEARDIEDLAGPSTSFKTPISVINKRKRQHLDEDEAFRAKSWKEALGSPPPRGTTREEKIKWLEFHKKKWAFQAKQRHQHRQKRSRTDETDGITWGVIRNTNTSTMTGFLRRAQRKLLETPWQIIQLSETGEPGMFRLWILVDTQLHQVRLVVPRVFYVNTRKARPDPGPNELWKKSFKSLPRSRPVYNLYRYSLPESLFQEHSLELLEDLSKPEIEGIYETQMSLEFRAILQLGCICIVDPRVARKMADGADTFILDQLEYKSIAFQPYLTQPINYIFLYHHWSSNHQRALWGLFLNASKRAYVFVLDSVASNQLPNMNTLYMTERKATVEKNGEDQINKLPKTMQFVVQVETNFQQVCRTLQAALTTYKNENRGATIIINQTALDKTVLTTEMPLLNEFPLVSTHVRDAENLYGTLEWQKTGAKEMVRHFLKSQQIIELNMEQSRFYHAPIGNVPADATLFGADLFYARHLYRNNFVLWCSSTEKPDLGGSENDDNRLLTDFEESSCCAANNPGTYSSVCVQLTVESLAINALMQYHHIHDIDGTSAFVAFHNQQRPSVQDMAMGADAATIIPSYDEITLCNPAFKTLRSTVNAWLLDVAVYKNKFADYQLIHFYRWLRSSNALLYDPALRRTLHTYMKKLYIQLIAEFKTLGCIIVFANFNKIIVCTKKRSVRDALGYIGFVVQTINNKELFHSIDINYDQCWEYLIWLDLHNHAGIKGHTASNDAEDDENNDDDNMPQIMMNWSLEECLPKEAGCQASFKAIIAGYINAVYQCMIENEANNTVKPRRRHSQSQSFIAPLGLGALENTAEFAKKLISGEMSQRLFKITQKIHRNLPEKTLTLEEYPNLDMGGKESIKINPALELIKAICKVLSLDKEVENEVYNLKSNLLRLIGVGSYGDNVEWKEPCISLVLPEIICKTCNHTRDIDLCKDEYYTNENNRCMWKCPICDHSYDNTEIEFSLIDKLNRKSMGYVLQDLQCRKCKEIKRENMNVLCSCSGEYDNLISRNEITMYVNICKSIATKCKMNILAEIVENTKLFTG, from the exons ATGGAAACTTTGCAAAACACCGGAGCCGTCCGTCCTCCTAAGGCAATCAACAAGAGAAATCCGAATCAAGAGACCAGTGCTTCAGG GGAAAATGCACTGGGAAGGTTGCTCGAGATCAAAGAAGACATCAGAATCGACTCCGTGTACGGATTCCGTCGAGTCACCGACTCGAAAGAGAGGATAGGATTTTTACTCAACATGCACGCG ACGGAGATCGTGGAGGATGACAAGCGTCTACTGAGTGGTGTGgattattactttattgaGGAAGACGCCACCAGGTTCAAAGTGTCATTGCCGTTTTCACcgtacttttatattttatgtcgcAAGGATACGTTTGAGGAAGTGTCGACGTTTTTGTCTAAGAAGTACATGggaattttgacaaaaatcgAGACTGTTTACAAGGAGGATCTCGATTTG cCTAATCACTTGATtggtttaaaacaaaaatatctaaagcttttctttgcaaatattgttgatttaacAAAAGTTAAGCGTGATATTATGCGCGttgttaaagttaataaagagcgagagaaaagCAATACTTACTATACAAACATGCTAGCAACTACTTTGCAGTCAAACGAACAGGATGGTGGTAGACAAACTTTAGGTCATATGGACAATATTCTTGATATTAG gGAATATGACGTACCTCATCATGTGCGAGTATCTATAGATGCTAACATCTTCTGTGGAATTTGGTACTCTGTAAAGACCAGAGGAAATGATCCACCTATAATCACGCGAAAGGAAGACATGATTGAACCACCTGAACCTATTGTATTAGCATACGATATTGAAACTACAAAACTGCCATTAAAGTTTCCAGATGCCAATATCGATCAGATTATGATGATATCATATATGATAGATGGGCAG ggatatttaataacaaatagagAATTAATCTCTGCggacatacaaaattttgaatatacacCAAAACCGGAATTTGAAGGCCCTTTTACAATATTCAATGAGCCTAATGAGAAAGCAACTATAGCAAGATTTTTCGatcatattaatgaaataaggccacatatatttgtaacatATAACGGTGATTTCTTCGATTGGCCGTTTGTCGAAGCTCGAGCGGCTATACATAACATGGATATGAAAGAGAAAATTGGTTTCGCTAAAAATCGCGAAGGTGTTTATGTCAGTAGAGCTGCTATGCACATGGATTGTCTATG TTGGGTAAGACGTGACTCTTATCTCCCAGTGGGTTCTCAAAACTTAAAAGCTGTCGCTAAAGCTAAGTTAAGATATGATCCAGTGGAACTTGATCCAGAAGAGATGTGCAGATTAGCATCGGAAGAACCTGAAGTACTCGCAAACTACTCTGTCTCTGATGCTGTGGCAACATTTTATCTGTATCAGAAATATATTCATCCCTTCATATTTGCTTTGTGCACTATTATTCCTATGGAACCTGATGAA gTTCTTAGAAAAGGATCTGGTACACTGTGTGAATCACTTCTTATGGTACAAGCTTTTCAagctaatattatatttcctaACAAACAAGAAACTGAACTAAATAAACTGACGAAAGATGGTCACTTATTGGACCAAGAGACCTATGTAGGTGGACACGTGGAAGCTCTGGAATCTGGTGTTTTTAGAGCCGACATTCCATGCCGTTTCAAAATTGTGCCGAGCGCTGTAGATGAATTAATCAAGGGTGTAGAAAATGCCTTGAAACATACGATACAAGAAGAGGAAAAAGTACCGATCGATATGGTTacgaattttaatgaaatagtagacgaagttaaagaaaaattaaaggaacttAAAAATCAACCTTTGAGATTAGAAAATCCTGTAATTTATCACTTGGATGTAGGCGCTATGTATCCCAATATAATTTTGACTAATAGACTACAACCTTCCGCAATTGTAAATGAAATGGACTGCGCGGTGTGCGATTATAATAAACCTGACGCTCTTTGccaaagaaaaatgaaatggaTGTGGAGAGGCGAATATT TGGCTGCAAGTTTGGGTGAATTTCAAAGAGTAAAGCAACAATTGGAAACTGAAAAATTTCCACCGCAATTTCCTGGTGGTGCTAAGAGAGCTTTTCATGAATTAACTACAAAGGAACAAGCTACGTATCAAAAGAACAGGCTTACCgagtattgtaaaaaagcttataagaaagttaaaattaCCAGAATGGAAGAGCGAACACAAACAATCTGTCAAAAGGAGAATTCATTTTATGTTGACACTGTGAGAGCATTCAGAGATAGAAGATATGAGTATAAAGGGTTAACCAAAGTTGCTAAGCGGCAAGTAGCAACGGCAATCGCGAAAGGAGATGCGGCTGACATAAAATCTGCCAAGAATAGAGAAGTTTTGTATGATTCTCTTCAGCTTGCTCACAAATGTATTCTTAATTCTTTCTATGGCTATGTTATGAGAAAAGG agCACGATGGCATAGCATGGAAATGGGTGGCATTGTATGTTACACAGGAGCTCATATTATTATGAAAGCTAGAGAAATCATAGAACAGATTGGTCGCCCATTAGAACTGGATACCGATGGCATATGGTGCATATTACCTGCGTCTTTTCCAGACTCTATTGTAGTTCACACTACTCATGAAAAGAAgtcaaaatttacaatttcgtACCCGAATGCAGTTCTCAATTTCATGGTGAAg GATCAATTTACTAATAAAGTATATCATGATCTCGTGGATAAGGATAATTTAACATACGAAATCAGAAGtgaaaattcgatattttttgaagttgATGGGCCGTATCTAGCAATGGTGTTACCCGCTGCTaaagaagaaggaaagaaattaaagaaacgatatgcagtttttaattttgacgGTTCGTTAGCCGAACTAAAAGGATTTGAAGTAAAAAGGAGGGGTGAATTGcaactcataaaaatttttcaagctTCTGTTTTTGAATCCTTCTTAAAAGGAAATACGTTAGAAGAATGTTACGCTTCGGTCGCGAAGGACGCAGATTATTGGCTGGATTTGCTATACAGTAAGTGTGCGAATATGCCTGATTCCGAATTGTTCGAACTTATATCCGAGAATAAATCTATGTCGCGTAAGCTAGAAGAATATGGTGCACAGAAATCCACATCGATTTCTACGGCTAAAAGATTAGCCGAATTCTTAGGCGACGAAATGGTTAAAGACGCAGGTTTAGCTTGTAGATACATTATAGCGAATAAACCACAAAGCGCGCCAGTTACCGAGCGTGCAATACCATTGGCTATCTTTCAGTCGGAACCGGCTGTGCGAAAACATTACTTGAAAAAGTGGTTAAAGGATCCTACATTGTACAGCGATGATATAAGGGACATTTTGGACTGGAATTATTACATTGAACGGCTCGGGAGCgctattcaaaaaataatcactaTACCAGCGGCGATGCAAGGCTTATCTAATCCAGTTCCACGGGTGCAACATCCACCTTGGCTGCATAAGAAAGTGATGGAGAAGAGTACATCCCATCGCCAGAAGAAAATTACAGATACATTTTCGGTAGTAGTTAAAGATACTTCGCATGCAAGCAATGCCGAAGAAGCTCGTGATATTGAAGATCTCGCAGGACCGTCTACTAGCTTCAAGACTCCAATTtcggttattaataaaagaaaaaggcaGCATTTGGACGAAGATGAGGCGTTCAGAGCCAAAAGTTGGAAAGAAGCCCTGGGTTCACCTCCTCCCAGGGGGACAAcaagagaagagaaaattaaGTGGTTGGAGTTTCATAAGAAAAAGTGGGCCTTTCAGGCTAAACAGAGGCATCAGCATCGACAGAAGAGGAGCAGGACAGATGAAACTGACGGAATCACCTGGGGAGTTATACGAAATACGAATACATCTACCATGACTGGCTTCTTGAGACGCGCTCAGAGAAAGTTATTGGAAACCCCATGGCAAATTATTCAGTTGTCAGAAACAGGTGAACCAGGCATGTTTCGATTGTGGATACTGGTCGACACGCAGCTGCATCAAGTACGGCTCGTTGTACCTCGCGTATTTTACGTGAACACTCGCAAAGCGAGACCCGATCCAGGGCCAAACGAGCTTTGGAAGAAGAGTTTCAAATCTTTACCACGCTCCCGTCCAGTGTATAATTTGTATCGATATTCTCTACCGGAATCTTTGTTTCAAGAGCACAGTCTGGAACTCCTAGAGGACTTGAGTAAACCAGAAATTGAAGGAATCTATGAGACGCAAATGTCGTTGGAATTTCGAGCTATATTGCAGTTGGGATGCATATGCATAGTTGATCCGCGTGTCGCGCGTAAAATGGCAGATGGAGCTGATACCTTCATTCTAGATCAGTTGGAATATAAGAGCATCGCTTTTCAACCTTATCTCACTCAGCCGATCAACTACATATTTCTCTATCATCATTGGAGTTCAAATCATCAAAGAGCACTATGGGGCTTATTCTTAAATGCCAGTAAGAGAGCTTATGTATTTGTCTTAGATTCAGTCGCTTCGAATCAACTGCCCAACATGAATACCTTGTACATGACCGAACGAAAAGCAACAGTGGAAAAAAATGGCGAAGATCAGATAAACAAATTGCCTAAAACTATGCAATTCGTGGTGCAAGTTGAAACAAACTTTCAACAGGTGTGtcgtacattgcaagcagctTTGACTACATATAAAAACGAAAACCGTGGCGCtacgattattattaatcaaacCGCTCTCGACAAAACCGTGTTAACTACCGAAATGCCACTTCTCAATGAATTCCCTCTGGTCAGCACACACGTACGAGACGCTGAGAATCTGTATGGCACGTTAGAATGGCAGAAGACTGGTGCGAAAGAGATGGTCAGACATTTCCTGAAGAGTCAACAAATCATAGAATTAAACATGGAACAAAGCCGCTTTTACCACGCACCTATCGGTAACGTACCCGCGGATGCCACACTCTTCGGCGCGGATTTATTCTACGCCAGACATTTGTACAGGAACAATTTTGTCCTATGGTGCTCATCTACAGAGAAGCCCGATTTAGGTGGCAGCGAGAACGATGATAATAGGCTATTAACAGATTTCGAAGAAAGTTCGTGTTGCGCCGCGAACAATCCGGGCACATATTCCAGTGTTTGTGTCCAATTAACTGTAGAAAGTTTGGCTATCAATGCATTGATGCAATACCACCACATTCACGATATAGACGGAACCAGCGCATTCGTAGCGTTTCACAATCAACAACGTCCATCCGTTCAG GACATGGCAATGGGTGCTGACGCCGCGACAATTATTCCCAGCTACGACGAAATTACTTTATGCAATCCAGCGTTCAAAACATTGCGAAGCACGGTAAATGCATGGTTGCTCGATGTAGccgtttataaaaacaaattcgcAGACTACCAACTGATTCACTTCTATCG ATGGCTGAGATCTTCAAATGCTTTACTTTACGATCCTGCCCTACGCCGTACCCTACACACTTACatgaaaaagttatatatacaattaatagcAGAGTTCAAAACATTAGGTTGTATTATAGTCTTtgcaaattttaacaaaattattgtatgcaCGAAGAAGAGATCTGTGAGAGATGCATTAGGCTACATAGGCTTTGTTGTTCAAACCATAAATAACAAGGAGCTGTTTCACagtattgatattaattatgatcAATGTTGGGAATATCTAATATGGCTTGACTTG CATAACCATGCTGGTATTAAAGGGCATACCGCATCTAATGATGCAGAAGACGATGAGAATAATGACGATGATAATAtg ccTCAAATAATGATGAATTGGAGTTTGGAGGAATGCCTGCCTAAGGAAGCAGGATGTCAAGCAAGTTTTAAAGCTATAATAGCGGGATATATAAACGCAGTGTATCAATGTATGATTGAGAATGAAGCCAATAATACTGTAAAACCGAGAAGAAGACATAGTCAGAGCCAATCGTTTATAGCACCGCTTGGTCTAGGTGCATTGGAAAATACAGCCgagtttgcaaaaaaattgatatcagGAGAAATGTCTCAACGATTGTTcaa aATAACCCAAAAAATACATCGAAATTTGCCTGAAAAAACATTGACTCTCGAGGAGTATCCTAATTTGGATATGGGTGGAAAAGAAAGTATAAAGATCAATCCTGCGCTTGAATTAATCAAAGCAATATGCAAG GTTTTATCTTTGGACAAAGAGGTGGAGAACGAGGTTTATAACTTAAAGTCAAATCTATTACGATTAATTGGTGTTGGTAGCTATGGTGACAATGTTGAGTGGAAAGAACCATGTATTTCTCTTGTTTTACcagaaattatatgtaaaacatgCAATCACACGAGAGATATTGATCTTTGTAAAGatgaatattatacaaatgaaAATAACAG gtGCATGTGGAAATGTCCTATCTGTGATCATTCTTATGATAATACAGAAATAGAATTTTCATTGATCGACAAATTGAATCGCAAAAGTATGGGTTACGTGTTGCAAGATCTACAGTGTCGAAAGTGTAAGGAAATCAAACGAGAAAACATGAATGTGTTATGTTCTTGCTCAGGCGAAtacgataatttaatttcgcgAAACGAAATCACgatgtatgtaaatatatgtaaatctaTAGCCACCAAatgtaaaatgaatattttagcaGAGATAGTGGAGAACACGAAACTCTTTACCGGTTAG
- the LOC105837865 gene encoding eukaryotic translation initiation factor 3 subunit D, with product MTDTDVVVLEDPVQPEEQTAHFHAPAIQHNPDGWGPCELPDQFKDIPYQPFSKGDRLGKISDWTTPAFQDKKFPNKYTSQFGTGSQYAYYHDEDETTFHLVDTTRVQKPPYQRGRFRHNQRNMRGRGGQRGGLSQMQQLGKLKLRERERKGQAKRWGRQQGLRNHKNQPPIKIRDASVTVKPDWITIEEMDFPRLAKLSLPGVKDGEDILCCGSLEYYDKTYDRVNVKSEKPLQRIDRIFHTVTTTDDPKIRQLSKNEGNVYATDAILATIMCCTRSNYSWDIVIEKIGDKLFFDKRDNTEFDLLTVNETSVEPPQDDGNSLNSPRNLALEATFINHNFSQQVLKSNEPRYKFEEGNPFISEGEEESDVASVAYRYRKWDLNNGIVLVARCEHDAVMQGPNNENQFLTIKALNEWDSKIANGVEWRQKLDTQRGAVLANELRNNACKLAKWTVQALLAGSDQLKFGYVSRAIVRDSSKHVILGTQQYKPNEFATQINLNMDNAWGILRCIIDICMKQKDGKYLIMKDPNKPMIRLYDIPDNTFESEGDEDDDDDEPVNDTFQS from the exons ATGACGGACACAGACGTGGTCGTGTTGGAGGATCCCGTCCAGCCGGAGGAACAGACGGCGCACTTCCACGCGCCGGCGATCCAGCATAATCCGGACGGCTGGGGCCCATGTGAGTTACCGGATCAGTTTAAGGACATTCCTTACCAGCCATTTTCGAAAGGCGACAGATTGGGCAAG ATTTCCGATTGGACCACGCCGGCCTTTCAGGACAAAAAGTTCCCAA ACAAATATACATCGCAATTTGGTACAGGCAGTCAGTATGCCTACTATCACGATGAGGACGAAACCACTTTTCATTTGGTGGACACTACTCGTGTGCAGAAGCCGCCGTATCAACGCGGCCGCTTCCGTCACAATCAACGCAACATGCGCGGTCGTGGCGGTCAACGTGGCGGGTTGAGTCAGATGCAACAGCTAGGAAAGCTCAAGTTGCGTGAACGGGAACGCAAGGGACAGGCGAAGCGCTGGGGTAGGCAGCAGGGTTTGCGTAATCACAAGAATCAGCCGCCTATCAAGATCCGCGATGCTTCCGTAACGGTGAAACCGGACTGGATAACTATCGAGGAGATGGACTTTCCTCGATTGGCTAAGCTATCGTTGCCTGGCGTGAAAGACGGTGAGGATATATTGTGCTGCGGCTCACTCGAGTATTACGACAAGACGTACGATCGCGTGAATGTCAAGAGCGAGAAGCCGCTGCAGAGAATCGATCGTATCTTTCATACGGTCACGACTACCGATGATCCGAAAATTCGACAATTGTCGAAGAACGAGGGCAACGTGTACGCGACCGACGCGATCTTGGCCACCATCATGTGCTGCACACGCAGCAATTATTCGTGGGACATCGTTATCGAGAAGATTGGCGACAAGCTTTTCTTCGACAAACGAGATAACACCGAGTTCGATCTTTTGACCGTGAACGAGACTAGCGTCGAGCCGCCACAGGACGACGGCAACTCGTTGAATTCACCGAGAAATTTGGCTTTGGAGGCGACTTTCATTAACCATAACTTTTCACAGCAAGTGCTCAAGTCGAACGAGCCACGATACAAATTCGAAGAGGGCAATCCGTTCATCTCGGAGGGGGAAGAGGAAAGCGACGTGGCTAGTGTGGCCTATCGCTATCGCAAATGGGATCTCAACAATGGCATAGTACTCGTTGCTCGATGCGAGCATGACGCCGTGATGCAGGGCCCGAACAATGAGAACCAATTCCTGACGATTAAAGCATTGAACGAATGGGACTCGAAGATCGCCAATGGAGTCGAATGGCGTCAGAAGCTCGATACGCAGCGTGGCGCGGTTTTGGCGAATGAATTACGCAATAACGCCTGTAAACTCGCCAAATGGACGGTTCAAGCGTTACTGGCCGGTTCGGATCAGCTGAAATTCGGATACGTATCGCGCGCTATAGTGCGAGATTCAAGCAAACACGTGATTCTCGGTACTCAGCAGTACAAACCGAATGAATTTGCGACGCAAATTAATCTGAACATGGATAATGCCTGGGGCATACTAAGATGTATCATTGACATTTGCATGAAGCAAAAGGATGGTAAATACCTGATAATGAAGGATCCCAACAAGCCTATGATTCGATTGTATGATATTCCCGATAATACTTTCGAGAGCGAGGGCGATGaagacgatgacgacgacgagccTGTTAATGATACGTTTCAAAGTTAA